The Helicobacter canis genomic sequence TACATTCCCCTTGCCAAACACTTCTTCAAAATCCCTTTTAATCCCCATATCCGTGAAACGCCAATAATCTCCCCACCTCTCATAATCATATTGTGAAATCTGCACGAGTCCTGCCACGGTTACAAGGGCGGTGCTAGATGGTTTTGCGGGTGGATTTATAGATTGATTCGTTGGATTTATTTCACACATTGAGTTTGTTATGCCCCCCCCCCCCATTACTTTTTAGCATTAAATATATACCTTTAATCGCTGCTTTATAATCATAAATAAAATTCAGCGTAACCGTGCAAATAAAGCAGTCTAAAATACCTTGTGGCAAAGTGCTGTGCTGTGTGAGATCGCCTATAATCGTAGCGTTTTTGTTTTCTGTGGTGTAATGGAGAATCTCGCTTTGTGTTATATTGCTCCCAAAAGTTTTGGTGTAGGTATTTTCAGCAATTTCGCATACTCTACCCTGTATAAAATGTGCGTTTTTTCGTAGAAAATCATTGGTGTAGATTCTATCAATGGGTGTGCCACGATCAAAGCCAAAAACTTTTGAAATTGGCTCAATAGAGCGGAGATTGTGCCATTTTGGTGGGCGACATAGGCGATTGTAGCGTTGCAGAACTTTTATTTTGCATTGATTGAAAATTCGCCACGGACGCCTAAGCATAGTGCGTAATGTGCTGTTTGCCATAATATTTCCTAAGATCAAAATAGCGTGGATTCTACATTTTGCAATCTTAAATATTCCTTGATAGTTTAGATAGTTTAAAAATCTAAGCTCTAGCTTCCATATACAAGCTTGATACACCTTTGTATGCTGAGCCATCGGCATTTATATCAAGCAGGTAGGTATTAAAATGGGGGATTTGGGAGTGGTCATAACGCATTGTTTGTATATCGCTAAATCCCGCTTGTGTAAGCAGCCGCTTAAGCGAAAAGCTATCATACGCCCATTTGTGTCGCTCTCCAATGCTTGTGCGGATAAAGACTTCATCGCGTATGCTACGCGGAGCTAGAAAATAAAGGGATTTAAGATAGAGATTTAATATCTTATTTGTGAGTTTATCAAGGGTGATTTTGGATTTTAGGCTAGGTTTTGTAACAGCGTGGGGAGTTATGAGCCTTTCGCCTACTCGTTGCTCTATAAAATCCGCTTTTATCCTATCTTTGCTTACTGATACTTTGTGGAAGCACTCTCCCATTTGTCCGCCACTTTGCATACGCACCATTTGATCAAGCATTTCAATCATAAGCCAATCATATTCAAATTCAAGATTTGCAATATCTAAGGTTTGGGCTAGATTCTGTTTGCTCCCCCCCCCCCCCCCGTTAGATTCTGCTTTGTAGAATCTTGTGCGGAATTTGTCAGCTTGTAAAGTGTGGCAAGATAAGCGGAAGCAAGATTCTGTAAATTTGGCACGACAATCCTTATAATGCCATTTGGCTTTAAGATTCTTTTGATTTCTTTAAGGATTTGCAGGGCTTTTTGTGGGGTTAAATGCTCTAAAAAGTGGCTACTATACGCCACATCAAAGCTTTCATCAGCAAAAGGGAGTGTGCGAAGAAGATTCACTTTCTTTACTCTTTTATCTATCGGGCTAAAGTCAATATTGACCCAATCTAGGTGGATTCTACTACCACAGGCAAAGTTTAGGAGTTTTTGATTTGATATATTCATCATTTATCCTTATGGGCTTGTTTTATAGACAAATATCGCAATTATAATGATGTTTGACTTAATTTTTCGCAATCGCTCATAGTCTTTGAGTGAAAACATTTTTTAATAAATGTAAAAAGCCCTCTGTGTGCAAGTCTAATGAGCCATTTAAAATACAAAGGCGAGATATAAGACTGACTAAATAAATGCAATCCCCCATAGGAACAAAAATGCAGATTATGTGCTTTAGCAATGAGTTCTAGGGATTGATAAGTGTAGAAGCTAATATGCTGCCCGTGAGAAAAACCATAATACCACCAAGTATTTGTGCCACTAGATTCTGGAATAGGGCAGGGGAGAAGTTCTGTGGAAAAAAGCAAATTAGGGCAAACTCTTAGCATAGAATCTATCTCTTCTCTAGGGTTTGGCAAATGCTCAAATACTTCAAAGCAGGTCGCCATTGTTGGTGTTGTGTTGCTATCCCATTCAAATCCTCGTGCAAATAAATTTTCACAATATTTATCACTCCAATAGCTATCTATCCCAACATCGCGGAGCAAACGCACGAGTAGCCCACTTCCACCACCAAAGTCAAGCAGAATCTTTTCATTCACCCCCCCCCCCCCGTTAAAATATCACCTTTATCGCCCATACCAAACAAGAGGGCAGCGACACACGAAACAATTTTATATAAATAAAAATTGCGTGCGACTATGCCCGTATCAGCAATATTGATAGCACTTTGATAGGCTAAAGGAAGCCAATACACTTCATCGCAACCTAAAAATCCGCAATGCTCACACTTATAGAAAGGCTCATTAAATTGATGTAGAATTTGTGCATAAAAGGCTACATTACTTTTTGAGCCACAGATTTTGCACGAAACACTTTGTTTGACATTTTGTATTTTCATAGATTCTCCTTTGTGTTAATGACTAAAATCCTTGCAAGTATGCAAGGGCAAATGCTTTATGGCTTTAAGTCTTTCATCTCCTTGCAAAAATGAAAGATTGCCAAATGCATCGCGACTTTGCCTTGCGTGATGAGTGGAGCAATACTCTTGCAATGGAGCAGTAGAGAATGGAAGTTTAGATTCTAAGCTTTGGTGAATAAAAAATGCATTAGTCCCACTAGAATCTGCACCTACAAATATATATCCTTTGCTTTTGCCAAGCGAGATTAAAGCTTCTATACTTGCACCAAAATATAGTCCGCTGTGATGAGCTAAAAATCGATCAAAATCTGCACGATATGGCACACTCACGCAAAGCTCACTTCCAAATACAGCATTATACTCCACCACCACGATAGCAGGATTTACGCACTCTATAGCCTCCCAGACAAAATAATCCACCCCATCAATATCAATGCTTAAAATAGCGATATTATCTAGCTTTCTAGAATCTAACCATTGTTTGATTAGAGTGTTGATATTATCCTTTGTGATAAAAGCACATTGTGCCTCTAAATCGTGCTTCCAATATATACCATCTTGTTTGATAGATTCAATATGTGTCGCACTTCCATCCATAATAAATCCCATAAAATTCCGCTTTTTCAAAAGATAGCGAGTGTTGGATTCTGTATAATCTTGCACTCCAAATTCCACAAAAGCACGAGGATAAGGCGAGTGTATAGAATCTAGCTCCAGTACTTCAATAAGCAAGTCCAAAATCCCATCTTCGCCATTTTGTGAATACACGCTAAACTCAAAATCTCTAATATCTATCCCCCCCCCCATTAATTGCTGTCTATAAAGCTGTTTATGTTGGATTGATAGGAGATTTGCGTGTAGCATAGTTAATTTATCAAGCTTAGAATCTAGCCCGTGGGCGAAGTAGATTCTCAACTTTTTGAATATTTTTTTAAGAATTTTTTTCATTGCTGCTCCTTTTTTGGTTAGTAGGCTAGGACCTTTATTTCATAGCTGAAAATTTGCGGACTTGGTGCGTGGAAAGCACTATTTGTTATGCGATTCCAAAAGGCAAAGTTAAGTTTGTAGAGGTGTAAAAAGAACTTGCGAATAATTCTTTTTACACCTTTTGTCCCTGCAAGTGCATCTTGATCTATAATGTCTATGTGAGTAAAACCTGCCATTTTTAGGACATAAATCAAGCTTCCAGCTGTAAAAAGTGTGTTATGAGTAAAATCTTCATACGCCCAATAGCAGCCTGTGTGGCTTTGGGCATTTGGCACTGCTATAAACATTTTTCCACCTTCTTTCAAAATATTATTCTTAAAATGAGAGAGAATCTCCACTACTTGCTCTTTTGGTAGATGCTCCAAAACATGTGTTGTGATAACTAGGTCAAATTTGTCTTGGGGGCTAAAGTTTAGGATATTTTCACACACTATGGCTTCTATCCCTACGCTTTGCACATAGGCAATGGCTTTGGGATTTATATCAATGCCAAGCAGTTTATACTCGCCCCCCCCCCCCCGTTAGAATCCGCAAAATTACAATAACACTTTTTAATCGCTAAAAGATTTTGTCCAAAGCCACAGCCAAAGTCTAGGATTCTAGCGTGTTTAGGCAGCTGGCAAATCACTTCCTCAAAATACGCTGGCAACTTTGCTTCCTTGTAGGTCTCTGGACTCACACCCCTTGCTTCAAAATATTCACTCATTTTTGCTCCTTTGTGTAGATTTGCTCTATGACATCAATAACCTGCTTAGGCTGTATGTCGTTAATATCAAGTGTGCTTTTGTAGGCAAAGACATTGCTTAGCTCCTTGTATCTGGCGTAATTTGCCGTGATAAAGGGGTGCAACACAGGGTAGTATTTATCCCTTATCTCTTTAGGATAGGGGATAAATCTACCCAAATGGTTGCCGTTAGACACGACGATAATTATCGTCGTGTCTAACAAGGCACATAAATGCACCGCGCTTGTTTCATTCGAAACAAGCAGGTTGCCGTTATACACGAGAAATGCCAAATCCACCAAAGTAGTTTCCCCCGCTAAATTACATAGAGATTGCCCACACTCTTTTGCTATGGGTTGTAAAATTTGAGTGAGTTTTGCTCCAGATTCCCTATCCGCACTCCCTCCGCATATAAGGATATTGTGCTTGTGGTTTTGCATAAGATATGCCCCAACTTCTGCAAAATGCTCTATGCTCCATTGGCGATATTTTGCACTTGCCCCTATGAATAACACGCCATAAGGCTTTTTGGTGGGTATTGCTCGTGTGGGTGGGCAGTGGAGATGAAGCTTTGGAGAAGTCTCAAGGGGCTTTTGTAGCAAGTGCTCAAAAAACTCTTTATTACGATAAAACTCAAATATAATATCCTTGGTGCTTGGTGTTAGGGTTGTGTAGATTCTATCGTGGCGTGTTTTTTTGCGTGGAGAGAGATTGACATCATCACCTTGTGGAGCGATTTTGCTTAGGGCATTGATATGTGAAGCAAGGGTGGCATTGAGCTCATCGCGAGAATGCACGGGGTTAATGAGTAGCTCATAGCCTATTTGCTTGATGTGGCGTAGGATTTTAATTTTCTTATAAATATGTTTTGTTTGAAAATGTGCCGTGTTAATCCAAATGCAATTATCACAATATGATGAGTCAAAATACTCATACAAGGGCTTCCACGCACTATTGCCAATAAGTGTGATGTGGTGATTAGAGTAGGCTTTTCGCACTTCACTTAAAAAGGCACGAAAAAGCAGATAATCTCCTATGGCATCAGTGCGGAGGATAACAATGCTTTTTTGCCTATGAATCTTGGGCTTTGTGTAGGCAAGAATATTGATACAAAGCTCCACAATAGGCTCTAAAATCTCGCGTAGGATAGGCTTTAGCATTATGCTACAAACCTTGCGTGAGTTGTGTCAAAAGTGCTAGCGATATGAGTGGAAGTGGGGATAGGAGCGAAAAATACAGGATAATCTAAGAAACTTGTGGAATCTGGAAAATATGAGAATTGTAAAAAAAGACTTAAGAATCTATGATTGCTCCCCCCCCCCCCGTTAAAAATACATAAGTATTGATATAGGTATGTGCTATTTTTGCAGATTCAAATCTCAAAGAAGAGACTCTAGCATTGTGGGCAAGTGTGGCATAGGCTTTTGCATCTTGGCTTAAAATCCACTCTATACCCTCTCCTAGTGTGTTAGAGTCATTTGCAAGCGGTGCTAGGTAGCCATTATGCTTGTGGGTAATCATATCACCATTGCCGCCGATGTCAAATGCCACGACAGGTGTGCCACAGGCTAAGGATTCCATAATGACATTGCTTAGATTTTCTGCCAAGCTTGGAGCGACAAATATATCACAAGCATTAAAGGCAAAGGATAGAGCGTAGTCATCGTGGAGAAAGCCTAGTGTGTGGGATTTAATCCCTTGAATCTGTGGGGCTTCTCCGCCAAAGACAAGTAGCTCACATTGTGATTTAAGGTTAGAAGGGAGATTTTCTAGGGCAATTTTTAACTCGTTAAAGCCCTTTCTTCCCACACTAGCCCCACCAATCGCACCAAAGCCGATGTAGTAAGTAGGCTGTGCAAAAATATGGGGGAATAGCGTATGTAAAGTATGCTTGGCAATAGAAATAAGCCAAGTTTTATCTACTGCCCCCCCCCCCCCCCAGCTAATTGTGCGTAAGTGTCAATATAAGCGTGGGCGACTTTTGAAGATTCAAAAGCTTTTATCGCAGAAGAGCGAGCATTGTGAGCGAGAGCTTCATACTTAGCTGTTTCAAGGCTTAAAATCCACTCTATACCTCTTGCTAAATCGTTTGTGTCATAGCATTTGGCAAGATAGCCATTGTGTTTATGAGTGATAATGTCTTTTAGCCCACTTGTATCAAATGCCACAACAGGTGTGCCACAGGCTAGGGCTTCAAGGGCGGTTTGCCCAAAGGATTCTAAATGGCTTGGCATAATAAACACATCACTTGCGCTATACAACAAAGCCAAAGCAATATCATCGTGCAGTGTGCCTACATAATGTGTGGGTATATCTTGTAGATTTTGCCCTTCACTAGAGCCAAAGACGAGCAATTCACACTTATCTTTAAGATTTTTCGGGAGACAATCTAGCGCGGCTTTTAGCTCATTAAAGCCTTTGCGTGGCGTTGAAGTCGCACCAATGGCACCAAAGCTTATGATTTTTTTAGGCGTGTGGATATGCAGCATTTCTCGTGCTAGGGATTTTTGTATGGGGCGATAAATGCGTGTGTCAATGGGATTTGGCAGATTGATAATAGGCTTAGAGCTTAATAGGCTAGAGTCTTTGGCACTTTGTGCTATCCAGCGAGATAAGCCATTGATGGTAAGATTTTTTAGCTTGGCATAGGTCTTTGCTTTACGCTTAAATGTCCAAAAGCTTATGTCAAACGGATAGGTAGATTTAAGCAAGGGGCAGCTTTTACAACGAGTGCCAACCCCTACACAGGCGGCTGCCACTACGTGGCAGCCGCCTGTGTAGGGGTTGGCATCGTGTAAGCTCCATAGTATAGGGGCTTGTATGGATTGTAAGTCTTTGATACTAAAAAAGCCATTTTCCACCCAGTGTAAATGCACGATGTCTGGTTTTAGGGCTTTTATCGTTGAGATAAGCAGATGATTGCTTGGGGTAAAAATGGGGAGATTAGGGGAGAATATGTCTTTTACTCGTTTTGGGTAAGCCATAAGCGGAAGCTGGGATAGAAAAGGGCGGATTTTAGCGACAAGCTTTTGAGGCTTTGTTTGAGCAAGCTGTTTGACCTGCGGCGTGTCGCCTGTTTTAGTCTGCGTGAGAACAATAGAATCCACCCCTGCTTCTAGCAGGGCTTTATGTAGCCTTATGCAAGCTCTACCAGCTCCGCCATTATCTAGACTAGTGATATGCACAACTCTCATCAAAAAGCCCTATGGATTAGTTTAGGCGCGTATTGTAGCGTATTTGTATGTCTGTGCAAGTCTAGCCCTTTTGCTGCTCTTTAAGCCAGTCAAAGAGGGCTTGACTGTATCCAAAGCCCCCGGATAGGTGGCTAGCAAGCGTGTCTTTATACATTCCTTGGTAGATGTCGCTGCCGGGCTGCTTAGGGTAGAGTGGATTTTTAAGATTGAGCGAAGTATCGAGCATAAACTTTAGCAAAATCGCTTCAAAGGCATCGGTCTGCTCTTTTAGCTTTGCATCATCGCTAGTTTTGCTAATGCTTGGGGTTTTGCTTGCTTGGTAGGCTGCTAGGGTGCTGCTTGTGTCGATTTTCATTGTTGCTCCTTTAATGTGTTAAAAAGTGGATTCTAGTCTTATGGATTCGGTCTTGGGTAGGCAATGTGATTGATTGCACGATTTTAGGGCAGCCGCAGACCTCTAGTCTAGCTCTACCCTAAAATTCGTGCAAAACAACCACAGCCCCACCACAATTCCTAGAATCCTAGAAGAAAAGGGGCTAAGTGTGAAATCCACACAGCCCTAGAATCCACCTTTCTCATAGAACCTCTATCGGCGCGGCGATCGCACCACTTTGGCGCATAGCCTCTAGGATAGAGATCATACTCTTTGGGCTTGCGCCCATTTTTTGCAAGGCTTTGACGACATTAGATATAGTCGTGTTGGGCTCGCTCGCACTGATTGTCGTGCTATTGGGATCAAAGCTTGTCGTAGAATCCAGCTTTTGCGCGCCTTTTTCATCAAGCAAGGGTTCATTGGTGATTTTTAGCGTTATATCACCGCTTGTAACCACCACAGGACGCACAGGTATGTCGATCCCTGCGACAATCGTGCCGGACTTTTCATCGATGATGATTTTGCTACCCATTGTGTAATCAATCTGCACTTCTTGGAGTAGGGCTAGGAACTCCACAGGGGTTAGATTTTCTGGGCGATTTAGCTTGATCGTGCGAGAGTCTATGGCTATGGCACTTTGCTCGCCAAAGGTGCTATTTAGCACTTGCTGGATTTTGATAGCATTTTGGAAGTTTGAAGTCTTTAGGCTTAGGGTTAGATCTTGCTGATTGCTTAGATTATAAGCGACTTCGCGCTCTACAACGGCACCTTGAGCGATCGTGGCATTTAGGAGATTGCTCGAGCTGCCTGTGCTCACCGCGCCTTGCGCTATGGCATAGATATTGCCATCTACTGCGGTCAGTGGAGTCATCACTAAAATTCCGGATTCTAGGGATTTGGCATCGCCTATGGAAGAAATTTGTATATCAAGCTTATCACCCTGTCTAGCAAACGCCGGGAGATTTGCGGTAACGACCACCGCAGCGACATTTTTGGACTTTATGCTCTCTGGGCTTACCTTGACATTCACGCCTTCAAGCATATTGGCGATGGATTGCATAGTAAATTTTGAGCTAGTTTTATCGCCCGTGCCATTAAGCCCGATAACTAGTCCATAGCCGATTAGCTGATTGCTTCTCACACCTACGATATTGGCTATATCGCCGATTTTTTCCGCATAGGCTTGCGTGCTAAAAAGCAGCAAAAATATCGCTGTCATTATGTAGCGGTGGCATTGCTTGTGCATTCTTGCAGTCATTATCTCTCCTTAGGATAAGCCATATTTGATGGGTATCGCTAGGATTCTAAGCAAAAAGGATTCCATAAATATTGTGCCAAAATAGCTTTGACTTATGTATATTTATAGTATTTATTTATTTTTTCGTTGTAGAATCTAGGCTCACATTCACACTAAAGGAGAAGTCTATGAACTCACTTCAAAAAAAGTTCGTTGCTACACTAGGGATTTTTGGCTGCGCTGTTGCGCTAAATGCTGCTGCGCCAGCAGATATTATTAAGACAAAGTGCCAAGCGTGCCACGGGGCAAATATGGAGAAGCAAGCTCTTGGTAAAAGCAAGATCACAAATACAATGACAGAAGAAGAGATCAAAAAGGATCTTCTAGGATATAAGGCAAAGACTTTGAATCACTTCGGTCTTGGCGCGACAATGTGGGGGCAAGCAGCAGCACTAAGCGATGAAGAAATCGATGCGCTTGCAAAATATATCCCTACTTTGAAAAAGTAAGTCTTAGAAAAATAAGCATTGTGTCTGCTGCTTAGCGGCGGGCGCACTTCTACTACAAATACTACAAAGCAGACTAGATTGAGATCTCCCAAAAACACAGACAAATCCGTATCCCCACAGATAGATCCAGCACAATTACTAGACCCTACACAAGATCGCAATGATAATGACGACAAGCTTGGACAAGATTTTTTGCGCGAGATCCAAGAAAATCCAGAAAATATCAAGCAGCTTTTAGAAGAATTTATCAACATTAGCTATCGTTATGAAAAAGATGTCAAAGATGCTAAAGCCCTGTATGAATGGCTCATAGAGACACTGCCGCAAGCTATTTGGGTCTATAATTACGATGGGAGCTTTTTCTACCGCAATACTCGCGCGATAGAGATTTCACACATAGTAGAATTGATACAAGCAAACCCCCAAGATAGCCTAGAATCCACTTTAGAAATTGAGTGCGACAAGCGGATTTTCCTTGTGCAAACAAGCTCTTTTCAAAATCGCTTGCTAATTACTGCCACAGATATTACAAGCCAAAAGCGTCAAGCCAGACTTGCTTCTATGGGGCAGATTTCCGCGCATTTGGCACACGAGATCCGCAATCCCATAGGCTCGATGTCTTTGCTTGCAGCGACATTGCAAAAATCAGCACTACAATCACAGCTCCCCATCATCGATGAGCTGCAAAAGTCCATTTTCCGCGTGGAGCGTATCATCAAAGCAACACTGCTGTTTTCTAAAGGCATTAGTGCCAATAAGCAGCCCCTAAGAATCTGTGAGCTGCAAGATGAGCTGCAAGCCTTTGTAAAAAGTTATAGCTTTAGCAAAGACATCGCATTTCACTATGCTTTTGCCGATAAAGTTGCCTATATGGATAAGGATTTGATCTTGATCGCTTTGCAGAATTTTTTATTTAATGCCATTGATGCGATAGAAGAGGGCGATAATGAATGCGGGCAAGTAGTGCTAGAGGGCGATATTACACAGGGGGAAGTGTGCTTTTTGATCAAAGATAATGGCAAGCCCTTTGATAATCCAAACATTCTCTTTGAGCCATTTGTTACCACCAAGCTTAAGGGTAATGGGCTAGGGCTAGCTCTGTCAAATCACATTATCCAAGCGCATTCTGGGCACATAGAGCTTAATGCCAAAGATAAGGAGTTTAGAATCTATCTCCCTAAAGTAAGTGTATAGGCTAGCTGATTATCATAGATTGGCTTAGCTCGCTGCTTTACTTATATGCAGGCTTGCAATAACAATATGATGAAAAAACACAATGGGCAAAAAGTGGATTCTAGGCTTTAGATGCGAGAATCTAGGATCGCATAATGAAGGGGATAAGACTAGGGCTATCAATGCAGCGTAATGCTTAATCTATAATCCTAGTCTGCCAGCCCTAAGCTTTTATAAAAACGGATTCTAGGCTTGCTGTGTGTTTAGCTTATATCCCACACCGCGTATGGTTTCAATCTTTTTCCCAAAGCTTCCAAGCTTATTGCGCAGGGTGTTGATATGCATATCCACAGTGCGTGTCTCTCCGCTAAGCTCATATCCCCACACAAGCTCCAAAAGCTCCTCCCTAGAAAATGTCCTATCGGGATTTTTCAGCAAGCAGGCAAGCAGATCAAATTCTTTCAAGGTGGTTTTGATCTCTTGATTGTCAAGAGTGATTGTGTGGCGTTTGGGCGATAGAGAGAGTGTATCTAGCACCAAATCCCCAAAATCATCGCCATTATAGCGGCGCAGCAAGGCGCGGATCCTAGCAAGTAGCTCTAGCGCACTAAAAGGCTTTGAGAGATAGTCATCAGCCCCTAGATCTAGACCTTTGATCTTGTCATATTCACTGCCAAGTGCGCTTAGTATGATTACAGGTATGTCGCGTGTCTTGCTCTTTTCCCGCAGGCGTTTTAGGATACTTAAGCCATTTTCATTGGGCAGCATTAAATCAAGCACGATGAGCGCAGGCAGCTCTTTGGTCAAGCTAGCATTAAAATCTAGCGCATTATCAAAGCCCTTGGCTTCGATATTTTGGCTTGAGAGCGCGTATAGCACAAGCTCCAAAATACTGCTATCATCTTCTAGCACATATACCATATAAGTCCTTATCGCAAATCTTGTGAGATTTTACCCAAATCTTCCGCCGATGTAATCTTTAGTGCGCTTGTCTTTGGGGCTATTAAACATCGCATAAGTTGTGTCAAACTCCACCACTTCTCCAAGCAAGAAAAACGCTGTTTTATCCGAGATTCTAGCGGCTTGCTGCATATTGTGCGTAACGATTACTATGGTGTATTTTTGCTTCAGCTCACTGACTAGCTCCTCGATCTTTAGCGTAGAGATGGGGTCTAGTGCGCTTGTAGGCTCGTCCATTAGTAGCACTTCTGGATTGACAGCAAGGGCGCGTGCGATACAGAGTCGCTGCTGCTGCCCACCACTTAGCCCAAGGGCAGATTTTTTTAAGCGGTCTTTAAGCTCTTTCCACAAAGCCGCACCTTTTAAGCACCGCTCCACTATTTCATCAAGCTCGGCTTTTTTCTTTATGCCGTGGGTTTTGGGACCGAAAGTGATGTTGTCATATACGCTCATAGGGAAAGGATTTGGCTTTTGAAACACCATCCCCACGCGCTTGCGCAGGATATTGACATTGTAGTCTTTGTAAATATCCTTGCCCTCAAGCAAGATTTTGCCACTTACTTGACAATCAGTTACTAAGTCATTCATACGATTTAAGCAGCGCAGAAGGCTAGATTTGCCGCAACCACTTGGACCGATAAAGGCACTTACTTCATTTTTGAGCAAGTTGAGATTGATGTTTTTAAGCGCGTGGAAGTCCCCATAGTGGAGATTCATACCTTTTAGCGTGAAAATATCTTTTGATTTTGGGGCTTGAGACTTGGCGTTTTGCATTATTGCTCCTTGGTGTTGTTATGCTGGCATAGGCGGGCTAAACTTTTTAGCGACAAAGTTTGATAAGAGATTTAGAGCTATGACCACGAGCAAGATTACCACCGCACTTGCGGCGGCTTGATTGATATAAAGCCCTTCATTAAGTAATTGATACAAATGCACACTAAGTGTCCGCCCAGAATCCATAGCTACCGCCACTTGCGCCACACTCCCTGATGTATAGAGCAGCGCAGCACTCTCGCTGATGATGCGCCCTATGGATAAAATCACCCCAGATAGCACGCCGCTTACCGCACAAGGCAGGATAATGCGAAATAACACCACAAGTTTTGGCGCACCAAGCCCAAAGCCCGCTTCTTTGTAAGTCTCTGGCACGCATTTTAGGGCTTCTTGGGTGTTGCGCAAGATCAGCGGCAGCACCATAATGCTTAGGGTAAAAGCCCCTGCTAGCATAGTGAAAGTATTATCAAACACATAGATGACAAAAACAATGAAGCCAAACAGCCCATATACGATAGATGGAATCCCAGCCAATGTTTCTGAAGCCATATTGATCGTGCCAACAAACCACGAATCAGGCTTGGCGT encodes the following:
- a CDS encoding Rod binding protein; translation: MKIDTSSTLAAYQASKTPSISKTSDDAKLKEQTDAFEAILLKFMLDTSLNLKNPLYPKQPGSDIYQGMYKDTLASHLSGGFGYSQALFDWLKEQQKG
- a CDS encoding c-type cytochrome; this translates as MNSLQKKFVATLGIFGCAVALNAAAPADIIKTKCQACHGANMEKQALGKSKITNTMTEEEIKKDLLGYKAKTLNHFGLGATMWGQAAALSDEEIDALAKYIPTLKK
- a CDS encoding glycosyltransferase family 9 protein, with amino-acid sequence MLKPILREILEPIVELCINILAYTKPKIHRQKSIVILRTDAIGDYLLFRAFLSEVRKAYSNHHITLIGNSAWKPLYEYFDSSYCDNCIWINTAHFQTKHIYKKIKILRHIKQIGYELLINPVHSRDELNATLASHINALSKIAPQGDDVNLSPRKKTRHDRIYTTLTPSTKDIIFEFYRNKEFFEHLLQKPLETSPKLHLHCPPTRAIPTKKPYGVLFIGASAKYRQWSIEHFAEVGAYLMQNHKHNILICGGSADRESGAKLTQILQPIAKECGQSLCNLAGETTLVDLAFLVYNGNLLVSNETSAVHLCALLDTTIIIVVSNGNHLGRFIPYPKEIRDKYYPVLHPFITANYARYKELSNVFAYKSTLDINDIQPKQVIDVIEQIYTKEQK
- a CDS encoding class I SAM-dependent methyltransferase → MNEKILLDFGGGSGLLVRLLRDVGIDSYWSDKYCENLFARGFEWDSNTTPTMATCFEVFEHLPNPREEIDSMLRVCPNLLFSTELLPCPIPESSGTNTWWYYGFSHGQHISFYTYQSLELIAKAHNLHFCSYGGLHLFSQSYISPLYFKWLIRLAHRGLFTFIKKCFHSKTMSDCEKLSQTSL
- a CDS encoding glycosyltransferase, translating into MGRKGFNELKIALENLPSNLKSQCELLVFGGEAPQIQGIKSHTLGFLHDDYALSFAFNACDIFVAPSLAENLSNVIMESLACGTPVVAFDIGGNGDMITHKHNGYLAPLANDSNTLGEGIEWILSQDAKAYATLAHNARVSSLRFESAKIAHTYINTYVFLTGGGGAIIDS
- a CDS encoding glycosyltransferase gives rise to the protein MRVVHITSLDNGGAGRACIRLHKALLEAGVDSIVLTQTKTGDTPQVKQLAQTKPQKLVAKIRPFLSQLPLMAYPKRVKDIFSPNLPIFTPSNHLLISTIKALKPDIVHLHWVENGFFSIKDLQSIQAPILWSLHDANPYTGGCHVVAAACVGVGTRCKSCPLLKSTYPFDISFWTFKRKAKTYAKLKNLTINGLSRWIAQSAKDSSLLSSKPIINLPNPIDTRIYRPIQKSLAREMLHIHTPKKIISFGAIGATSTPRKGFNELKAALDCLPKNLKDKCELLVFGSSEGQNLQDIPTHYVGTLHDDIALALLYSASDVFIMPSHLESFGQTALEALACGTPVVAFDTSGLKDIITHKHNGYLAKCYDTNDLARGIEWILSLETAKYEALAHNARSSAIKAFESSKVAHAYIDTYAQLAGGGGGQ
- a CDS encoding class I SAM-dependent methyltransferase; translation: MQSVGIEAIVCENILNFSPQDKFDLVITTHVLEHLPKEQVVEILSHFKNNILKEGGKMFIAVPNAQSHTGCYWAYEDFTHNTLFTAGSLIYVLKMAGFTHIDIIDQDALAGTKGVKRIIRKFFLHLYKLNFAFWNRITNSAFHAPSPQIFSYEIKVLAY
- a CDS encoding methyltransferase domain-containing protein — its product is MMNISNQKLLNFACGSRIHLDWVNIDFSPIDKRVKKVNLLRTLPFADESFDVAYSSHFLEHLTPQKALQILKEIKRILKPNGIIRIVVPNLQNLASAYLATLYKLTNSAQDSTKQNLTGGGGGANRI
- a CDS encoding methyltransferase type 11, with protein sequence MIEMLDQMVRMQSGGQMGECFHKVSVSKDRIKADFIEQRVGERLITPHAVTKPSLKSKITLDKLTNKILNLYLKSLYFLAPRSIRDEVFIRTSIGERHKWAYDSFSLKRLLTQAGFSDIQTMRYDHSQIPHFNTYLLDINADGSAYKGVSSLYMEARA
- a CDS encoding flagellar basal body P-ring protein FlgI, which translates into the protein MTARMHKQCHRYIMTAIFLLLFSTQAYAEKIGDIANIVGVRSNQLIGYGLVIGLNGTGDKTSSKFTMQSIANMLEGVNVKVSPESIKSKNVAAVVVTANLPAFARQGDKLDIQISSIGDAKSLESGILVMTPLTAVDGNIYAIAQGAVSTGSSSNLLNATIAQGAVVEREVAYNLSNQQDLTLSLKTSNFQNAIKIQQVLNSTFGEQSAIAIDSRTIKLNRPENLTPVEFLALLQEVQIDYTMGSKIIIDEKSGTIVAGIDIPVRPVVVTSGDITLKITNEPLLDEKGAQKLDSTTSFDPNSTTISASEPNTTISNVVKALQKMGASPKSMISILEAMRQSGAIAAPIEVL